From the Accumulibacter sp. genome, one window contains:
- a CDS encoding Hsp70 family protein — protein MKKQYIVGIDLGTSNTVVAYAAPGSRQVELFAIEQLVGPGQVAARPLLPSVRYHPAAGEIDPDELQLPWPVAESAAPVVAGRLALDLGGQVPGRLVASAKSWLSHAAVDRLAPILPWGADDTVHKVSPVGASASYLAHVRAAWLHRFPQAPLEQQQLVLTVPASFDEGARALTLAAARQAGLANLRLLEEPQAAFYDWLFRHQQRLADELAATRLLLVCDVGGGTTDLTLIQVGLRDGEPVLTRIGVGDHLMLGGDNMDLALAHLVESRLPAGEARLSAARFAQLAARCRVAKEQLLAAAAPESVLLTLLGSGSRLLGGARSVELRRDEARQVLVDGFLPEVTIDDALQQRRAAIVEFGLPYPADPAISRHLAAFLRRHAAAARQALGDGEQVPAVPVPDTLLLNGGVFRAAALAERLQSILGAWRGAPLRVLHNADPDVAVARGAVACALVGRGHGRRIGGGSARSYFLVLDDRDQPARGICLLPRGSEEAHEIPLPERSFSLRLGQPVRFHLASSVADTAYRPGEITSLADEEFIRLPPIATVVDAPAGSRQREVRVQLTTAMSAVGTLEIHCVSSEDPARRWLLEFEMRTAGGVEAAAASGLPARFADAVQAIERVFGASSQPLDSKEVRRLRGQLEHLLGRREDWEMPLLRALFDALLQRARRRRRSPEHERLWCNLAGFCLRPGLGDALDDWRSEQLCELLPQGIQYANESQNWSEWWTLWRRAAGGLPATAQERLLGELAPALRSGATRGSVRAAAVAGSHDDMLRLIASLERLPVERKIETGNWLLGRLRRGVEKPLGWWALGRIGARQALYGSAHQVVPPDVAGRWLEALLATDWKKVEPAAFAATQIARLTGDRARDLSPELRRTVLARLAASNASVTWSEQLTSVAELDKADERRAFGESLPAGLRLIREDRRAD, from the coding sequence ATGAAGAAACAGTACATCGTCGGCATCGACCTCGGAACCAGCAATACCGTCGTCGCCTACGCCGCACCCGGCAGCCGGCAAGTCGAGCTGTTCGCGATCGAGCAACTCGTCGGCCCCGGCCAGGTCGCTGCGCGGCCACTGCTGCCTTCGGTGCGCTACCATCCGGCCGCCGGCGAGATCGACCCCGACGAGCTGCAACTGCCGTGGCCGGTCGCGGAGAGCGCGGCGCCGGTGGTCGCCGGTCGCCTGGCGCTCGATCTGGGCGGCCAGGTTCCCGGTCGGCTGGTGGCGAGCGCCAAGAGCTGGCTGTCGCACGCGGCGGTCGATCGCCTGGCGCCGATCCTGCCCTGGGGCGCCGACGACACGGTACACAAGGTGTCGCCGGTCGGCGCCAGCGCCAGCTATCTGGCGCATGTGCGGGCCGCCTGGCTGCACCGCTTTCCGCAGGCGCCGCTGGAGCAGCAGCAGCTCGTCCTGACCGTTCCCGCCTCCTTCGACGAAGGCGCCCGTGCCCTGACGCTGGCGGCAGCGCGGCAGGCCGGGCTGGCCAACCTGCGCCTGCTCGAGGAACCGCAGGCGGCCTTCTACGACTGGCTCTTCCGCCATCAGCAGCGGCTTGCCGACGAACTCGCGGCAACGCGCCTGCTGCTCGTCTGCGACGTCGGCGGCGGCACCACCGACCTGACGCTGATCCAGGTCGGGCTGCGCGACGGCGAGCCGGTGCTGACACGCATCGGCGTCGGCGATCACCTGATGCTCGGCGGCGACAACATGGATCTCGCCCTCGCCCACCTCGTCGAATCGCGCCTGCCGGCCGGCGAAGCGCGCCTGTCGGCGGCGCGCTTCGCACAGCTTGCAGCGCGCTGCCGCGTGGCGAAGGAGCAGCTGCTCGCCGCCGCAGCGCCGGAATCGGTTCTCCTGACGTTGCTCGGCAGCGGCTCGCGGCTGCTCGGCGGCGCGCGCAGCGTCGAACTGCGTCGCGACGAAGCGCGCCAGGTTCTGGTCGACGGCTTCCTGCCCGAGGTGACGATCGACGATGCGCTGCAGCAGCGGCGCGCCGCGATCGTCGAGTTCGGCCTGCCCTACCCCGCCGACCCGGCGATCAGCCGCCATCTCGCCGCCTTTCTGCGGCGGCACGCAGCGGCGGCGCGACAGGCGCTCGGCGACGGCGAACAGGTGCCGGCGGTGCCGGTTCCCGACACGCTGCTTTTGAATGGTGGTGTCTTTCGCGCCGCCGCGCTCGCCGAACGGCTGCAGTCGATCCTCGGCGCCTGGCGCGGAGCGCCCCTGCGCGTCCTGCACAACGCCGACCCCGACGTCGCCGTCGCGCGCGGCGCAGTCGCCTGCGCGCTCGTCGGCCGCGGGCACGGCCGGCGGATCGGTGGCGGATCGGCGCGCAGCTACTTCCTCGTCCTCGACGATCGTGACCAACCGGCGCGTGGCATCTGCCTGCTGCCGCGCGGCAGCGAGGAGGCACACGAGATCCCGCTGCCCGAGCGCAGCTTCAGCCTGCGCCTCGGCCAGCCGGTGCGTTTTCATCTCGCGTCTTCGGTCGCGGACACCGCTTACCGTCCCGGCGAGATCACCAGCCTGGCCGATGAAGAGTTCATCCGCCTGCCGCCAATCGCCACCGTCGTCGACGCGCCCGCCGGCAGCCGGCAGCGCGAGGTGCGCGTGCAACTGACGACCGCGATGAGTGCGGTCGGGACGCTCGAGATCCACTGCGTCAGCAGCGAAGACCCCGCACGGCGCTGGCTGCTCGAGTTCGAGATGCGCACTGCCGGCGGCGTCGAGGCAGCGGCCGCGAGCGGCCTGCCGGCACGCTTCGCCGACGCGGTGCAGGCGATCGAGCGCGTCTTCGGCGCCAGTTCGCAGCCGCTCGACAGCAAGGAGGTGCGGCGACTGCGCGGCCAGCTCGAGCATCTGCTCGGTCGGCGCGAAGATTGGGAAATGCCGCTGCTGCGCGCGCTGTTCGACGCCCTGCTGCAACGCGCCCGGCGGCGGCGGCGTTCGCCCGAGCACGAGCGGCTGTGGTGCAACCTCGCCGGCTTCTGCCTCCGTCCGGGGCTCGGCGACGCGCTCGACGACTGGCGCAGCGAGCAGCTTTGCGAACTGCTGCCGCAGGGCATCCAGTATGCCAACGAGAGCCAGAACTGGTCGGAATGGTGGACGCTCTGGCGACGGGCTGCCGGCGGCCTGCCGGCCACCGCCCAGGAACGCCTACTCGGCGAGCTGGCGCCCGCCCTGCGCAGCGGGGCGACCAGGGGCAGTGTTCGGGCGGCGGCGGTCGCCGGCAGCCACGACGACATGCTGCGCCTGATCGCTTCGCTCGAGAGACTGCCGGTCGAGCGCAAGATCGAGACCGGCAACTGGTTGCTCGGGCGGCTGCGCCGCGGCGTCGAGAAGCCCCTCGGCTGGTGGGCCCTGGGGCGTATCGGCGCGCGCCAGGCGCTGTACGGCAGCGCGCACCAGGTGGTACCGCCCGACGTTGCCGGCCGCTGGCTGGAAGCGCTGCTGGCGACCGACTGGAAGAAGGTCGAGCCAGCCGCTTTCGCCGCCACGCAGATCGCCCGCCTGACCGGCGATCGCGCCCGTGACCTGTCGCCGGAACTGCGCCGGACGGTGCTCGCGCGCCTCGCCGCGAGCAATGCCAGCGTCACCTGGAGCGAGCAGCTGACGAGCGTCGCCGAACTCGACAAGGCCGACGAACGGCGTGCCTTCGGCGAGTCGCTGCCGGCCGGCCTGCGACTGATCCGCGAGGACAGGCGCGCAGACTGA
- a CDS encoding error-prone DNA polymerase — protein sequence MPTDPPPDYAELHCCSNFSFLRGASHPEELVEAAQALGYSALAITDEASLAGVVRAHKAARDCGLQLIIGAEFRLADRNQEGLRLLLLAQNRAGYGNLSALITLARRRSRKGEYRLLRSDFETPNMLPGGSGAVPDCLALWVAEPGDSADAGRWLAQRFPARAWLAVGLHCGADDAQRLADLLALARASGLPAVATGDVHMHRRGRRALQDTLTAIRLRSTLSAAGHALFANGERHLRSRLRLARLYPPELLAETLHIAGRCSFSLDELRYEYPDEVVPPGQTPASFLRHEVGRGLQRRYGGSVPAGVGERVEHELALIGELSYEPYFLTVYDIVNFARSRGILCQGRGSAANSAVCYCLGITEVDPGRSQLLFERFISRERGEPPDIDVDFEHERREEVIQYLYARYGRERAALTAAVSTYRTRGALRDVGRALGFGLAQINALTGSLAWWDRREQLPARLQAVGLDPAAPRVARWLLLADTLRGFPRHLSQHVGGFVIARGPLARLVPVENAAMPERTVIQWDKDDLDALGLLKIDILALGMLSAIHRALDLCGYRLADIPPEDPAVYEMLCAADTVGVFQVESRAQMAMLPRLQPRHFYDLVIEVALVRPGPIQGDMVHPYLRRRHGREAIEPMRPEIAAVLGRTCGVPIFQEQVMQLAVVAAGFTPGEADQLRRAMAAWRRKGGLEPFEQKLTAGMRQRGHDEAFAQRICAQIRGFGEYGFPESHAASFALLVYVSAWLKRHHPAAFLCALLNSQPMGFYSPSQLLQDARRHGVELRPATVGASDWQARLEDHTGSTATAASPAVRLGLASIAGLPQAAAGRLQAARAQRPFASLADLATRARLQRRDLDLLAAAGALADLAGHRRQAAWAAAGVSLQLDLLHDAPPPERTPDLAEPSEAENLIADYASSGLSLGRHPLSLLRSRLTAQRFVTARQLQAAADRQLLRAAGIVTCRQRPGTASGIVFVTLEDETGLANIVVHSRLVERQRRELLGARLLGVLGQVQREGEVVHLVAKRLVDLSALLGRLPTTSRNFH from the coding sequence ATGCCCACCGACCCGCCGCCCGACTACGCCGAACTGCACTGCTGTTCGAACTTCTCCTTCCTGCGCGGCGCCTCGCATCCGGAGGAACTGGTCGAAGCGGCGCAGGCGCTCGGCTACAGCGCACTGGCGATCACCGACGAGGCGTCGCTGGCCGGCGTCGTGCGGGCGCACAAGGCCGCCCGCGACTGCGGGCTGCAGCTGATCATCGGCGCCGAGTTCCGCCTCGCCGACAGGAATCAGGAGGGCTTGCGGCTGCTCCTGCTGGCGCAGAACCGCGCCGGTTACGGCAACCTGTCGGCGTTGATCACGCTCGCCCGCCGGCGCTCGCGCAAGGGCGAATACCGCCTGCTGCGCAGCGACTTCGAGACTCCCAACATGCTTCCCGGCGGCAGCGGTGCCGTGCCGGACTGCCTGGCGCTCTGGGTCGCCGAGCCGGGCGACAGCGCCGACGCGGGTCGCTGGCTGGCGCAGCGCTTTCCGGCGCGTGCCTGGCTCGCCGTCGGCCTGCATTGCGGCGCCGACGACGCGCAGCGGCTGGCCGACCTGCTGGCACTGGCGCGCGCCAGCGGCCTGCCGGCGGTCGCCACCGGCGACGTCCACATGCACCGGCGCGGCCGCCGCGCGCTGCAGGACACGCTGACGGCGATCCGCCTGCGCAGCACGCTGTCGGCCGCCGGGCACGCGCTCTTCGCCAATGGCGAGCGGCACCTGCGGAGCCGCCTGCGGCTGGCGCGTCTCTATCCGCCGGAACTGCTGGCCGAAACGCTGCACATCGCCGGACGCTGCAGTTTCTCGCTCGACGAGCTGCGCTACGAGTATCCGGACGAAGTCGTGCCGCCAGGCCAGACGCCTGCCTCCTTCCTGCGCCACGAAGTCGGGCGCGGCCTGCAGCGGCGCTATGGCGGCAGCGTCCCGGCCGGCGTCGGCGAGCGCGTCGAACACGAACTCGCACTGATCGGCGAACTGTCCTACGAGCCCTACTTCCTGACCGTCTACGACATCGTCAACTTCGCCCGCAGCCGTGGCATCCTCTGCCAGGGACGCGGCTCGGCGGCCAACTCGGCGGTCTGCTACTGCCTCGGCATCACCGAAGTCGATCCGGGCCGATCGCAGTTGCTCTTCGAGCGCTTCATCTCGCGCGAGCGCGGCGAACCGCCGGACATCGACGTCGATTTCGAGCATGAGCGACGCGAGGAGGTCATCCAGTACCTCTACGCCCGCTACGGCCGCGAACGCGCTGCGCTGACGGCGGCGGTGAGCACCTACCGGACGCGCGGCGCGCTGCGCGACGTCGGCCGCGCCCTCGGTTTCGGCCTGGCGCAGATCAATGCCCTGACCGGCTCGCTCGCCTGGTGGGACCGGCGCGAGCAACTGCCCGCCCGCCTGCAGGCCGTCGGCCTCGATCCGGCGGCACCGCGAGTCGCCCGCTGGCTGCTGCTCGCCGACACGCTGCGCGGCTTCCCGCGTCACCTGTCGCAGCATGTCGGCGGCTTCGTCATCGCCCGCGGCCCGCTCGCCCGCCTGGTGCCGGTGGAGAATGCGGCGATGCCCGAACGCACCGTGATCCAGTGGGACAAGGACGATCTCGACGCGCTCGGGCTGCTGAAGATCGACATCCTGGCGCTCGGCATGCTGTCGGCGATCCATCGTGCGCTCGACCTGTGCGGCTACCGCCTGGCGGACATCCCACCCGAGGATCCGGCGGTCTACGAGATGCTCTGCGCCGCCGATACGGTCGGCGTCTTCCAGGTCGAGTCACGGGCGCAGATGGCGATGCTGCCGCGCCTGCAGCCGCGCCACTTCTACGATCTGGTGATCGAGGTGGCGCTCGTCCGCCCGGGCCCGATCCAGGGCGACATGGTCCATCCCTATCTGCGCCGCCGCCACGGCCGGGAGGCGATCGAGCCGATGCGGCCGGAGATCGCCGCCGTTCTCGGCCGCACCTGCGGTGTGCCGATCTTCCAGGAGCAGGTGATGCAGCTCGCCGTCGTCGCCGCCGGCTTCACTCCCGGCGAGGCCGACCAGCTGCGCCGGGCGATGGCCGCCTGGCGGCGCAAGGGCGGGCTCGAACCCTTCGAGCAGAAGCTGACCGCCGGCATGCGCCAGCGCGGCCACGACGAAGCCTTCGCGCAGCGCATCTGCGCGCAGATCCGCGGCTTCGGCGAGTACGGCTTCCCGGAGTCGCACGCCGCATCGTTCGCCCTGCTGGTCTATGTCTCGGCCTGGCTCAAGCGCCACCATCCGGCGGCCTTCCTCTGCGCACTGCTCAACAGCCAGCCGATGGGCTTCTACTCGCCCTCACAACTGCTGCAGGACGCGCGCCGGCATGGCGTCGAGCTGCGCCCGGCGACGGTCGGCGCCAGCGACTGGCAGGCGCGGCTCGAAGACCACACCGGGTCCACCGCGACGGCCGCCAGCCCGGCCGTTCGCCTCGGGCTCGCCAGCATCGCCGGACTGCCGCAGGCGGCGGCAGGCCGCCTGCAGGCGGCACGCGCGCAGCGACCATTCGCCAGCCTCGCCGACCTCGCCACCCGGGCACGGCTGCAACGCCGGGATCTCGACCTGCTGGCGGCAGCCGGCGCGCTCGCCGATCTCGCCGGCCATCGCCGGCAGGCTGCCTGGGCTGCCGCCGGTGTCAGCCTGCAGCTCGACCTGCTGCACGACGCGCCGCCGCCGGAACGGACTCCGGACCTCGCCGAACCGTCGGAAGCCGAGAACCTGATCGCCGACTACGCCAGCAGCGGCCTCAGCCTCGGTCGCCATCCACTGTCTCTGCTGCGCAGTCGCCTGACGGCGCAACGCTTCGTCACCGCCCGCCAGTTGCAGGCGGCAGCCGACCGCCAACTGCTGCGCGCTGCCGGCATCGTCACCTGCCGGCAGCGACCGGGGACCGCCAGCGGCATCGTCTTCGTCACCCTTGAGGACGAAACCGGTCTGGCCAACATCGTCGTCCATTCGCGGCTGGTCGAGCGGCAACGCCGCGAACTCCTCGGCGCCCGCCTGCTCGGCGTCCTCGGGCAAGTGCAGCGCGAGGGAGAGGTCGTGCATCTGGTCGCCAAACGGCTTGTCGACCTGAGCGCGCTGCTCGGCCGGCTGCCGACGACGAGCCGCAACTTCCACTGA
- the recD gene encoding exodeoxyribonuclease V subunit alpha: MRLLLRQWRERQWLRPLDVAFADFLWQEVPNASPWLILAAALASHQLGRGHACLDLAAALAAPGQALSLPPAGDERLPAAGPSLRPEEVLAGLRLAAWLEALAHPQLVAGGSGTTPLVLADGRLYLRRYWQYEQDVRAAIERRLAGSPQLRAALPAAALRATLAALFPPAAGERPDWQKLACALAAGSAFSIITGGPGSGKTTTVLRLLALLQALAFAAAGQALRPLRIRLAAPTGKAAARLGAAITRARASLSLAGVADAESVRAAIPDRVATLHRLLGARPDTRRFAHHAGNPLAVDLLVIDEASMVDLEMMAAVFAALPGTARLVLLGDRDQLASVEAGAVFGELCRRAGDGHYLPATCDWLSAVSGERIAPALVDPQGGALDQAVVMLRHSHRFAAASGIGRLAAAVNAGDTQRLEELWRQPPADLAFRELSGDDGQAFGELVIDGGQTPAAGSGYRHYLQLMRERRPPRTAGAAAFAAWARAILAAHGEFQVLCALRLGTWGVAGLNQRIADVLQAAGLIRAAHGWYPGRPLLVTRNEYSLGLMNGDIGIVLEVPGGAAGESTLRVAFPVTGEEQGIRWVLPTRLRAVETAYALTVHKAQGSEFAHAALLLPDAASPVLTRELLYTGITRARSRLTLATPAGVDLLREAVRRRVLRASGLLPAGAAATTGPAASRSRSPGAD; this comes from the coding sequence ATGCGCCTTCTGCTGCGGCAGTGGCGCGAGCGCCAGTGGCTGCGCCCGCTCGACGTCGCTTTCGCCGACTTCCTCTGGCAGGAGGTGCCCAACGCGTCGCCGTGGCTGATCCTCGCCGCCGCACTGGCCAGCCACCAGCTCGGTCGCGGCCACGCCTGTCTCGACCTCGCGGCGGCGCTCGCCGCTCCCGGTCAGGCGCTGTCGCTGCCGCCGGCGGGCGACGAGCGGCTGCCCGCAGCGGGTCCGTCGCTGCGGCCGGAGGAGGTGCTCGCCGGCCTGCGCCTGGCGGCCTGGCTCGAAGCCCTCGCACATCCGCAACTGGTCGCCGGCGGCAGCGGCACGACGCCGCTGGTGCTCGCCGACGGGAGGCTGTATCTGCGTCGCTACTGGCAGTACGAGCAGGATGTGCGCGCGGCGATCGAGCGGCGGCTGGCCGGCTCGCCGCAACTGCGCGCAGCGCTGCCGGCGGCGGCGCTGCGGGCGACGCTCGCCGCGCTGTTTCCGCCCGCCGCGGGCGAGCGCCCCGACTGGCAGAAGCTGGCCTGCGCGCTGGCCGCCGGCAGCGCCTTCAGCATCATCACCGGCGGGCCGGGGAGCGGCAAGACGACGACCGTGCTGCGTCTGCTCGCCTTGCTCCAGGCGCTGGCGTTCGCCGCCGCGGGGCAAGCGCTGCGGCCCCTGCGCATCCGGCTGGCGGCGCCGACCGGCAAGGCGGCGGCGCGGCTGGGCGCGGCGATCACCCGCGCGCGCGCGTCGCTGTCGCTCGCCGGGGTGGCCGATGCCGAGTCCGTGCGGGCGGCGATTCCCGACCGGGTGGCGACGCTGCATCGCCTGCTCGGCGCTCGTCCCGACACCCGGCGCTTTGCCCACCATGCGGGCAACCCGTTGGCGGTCGATCTACTGGTGATCGACGAAGCATCGATGGTCGACCTCGAGATGATGGCGGCGGTGTTCGCCGCGCTGCCGGGCACTGCCCGGCTCGTCCTCCTCGGTGACCGGGATCAGCTGGCCTCGGTCGAGGCGGGAGCGGTGTTCGGCGAACTGTGCCGGCGCGCCGGTGACGGCCATTACCTGCCAGCGACCTGCGACTGGTTGAGCGCCGTCAGCGGCGAGCGCATCGCGCCGGCGCTGGTCGACCCGCAGGGCGGCGCACTCGACCAGGCGGTGGTCATGTTGCGCCACAGCCATCGTTTCGCGGCGGCGAGCGGCATTGGCCGGCTGGCGGCAGCGGTGAACGCGGGCGACACGCAGCGGCTGGAAGAGCTCTGGCGGCAGCCGCCGGCGGATCTGGCGTTCCGTGAACTGTCCGGCGACGACGGGCAGGCCTTCGGCGAGCTGGTCATCGATGGTGGGCAGACGCCGGCCGCCGGCAGCGGCTATCGGCACTACCTGCAGCTGATGCGCGAGCGACGGCCGCCACGCACGGCCGGGGCAGCGGCCTTCGCCGCCTGGGCGCGGGCGATCCTCGCGGCGCACGGCGAGTTCCAGGTGCTGTGCGCCCTGCGGCTCGGCACCTGGGGTGTCGCCGGCCTCAACCAGCGCATCGCCGATGTCCTGCAAGCGGCCGGGCTGATCCGGGCGGCACACGGCTGGTACCCCGGCCGGCCGCTGCTGGTGACGCGCAACGAATACAGCCTGGGACTGATGAACGGCGACATCGGCATCGTCCTCGAGGTGCCTGGCGGTGCTGCCGGCGAGTCGACCCTGCGCGTCGCCTTTCCGGTCACCGGCGAGGAGCAGGGCATCCGCTGGGTGTTGCCGACCCGCCTGCGGGCCGTGGAGACGGCGTATGCGCTCACCGTGCACAAGGCACAGGGTTCCGAGTTCGCGCATGCGGCGCTGCTCCTGCCGGACGCGGCGAGTCCGGTCCTGACGCGCGAACTGCTGTACACGGGGATCACACGGGCGCGCTCGCGGTTGACGCTGGCGACGCCGGCGGGCGTCGACCTGCTGCGGGAAGCGGTACGGCGGCGCGTGCTGCGCGCCAGTGGTCTGCTGCCGGCGGGTGCCGCAGCGACGACCGGGCCGGCGGCCAGTCGTAGCCGGTCGCCGGGCGCCGATTAG
- the rimO gene encoding 30S ribosomal protein S12 methylthiotransferase RimO — MSTPKNIGFVSLGCPKALVDSEHILTRLRAEGYLISPSYEGADLVVVNTCGFIDAAVAESLEAIGEALNENGKVIVTGCLGARADLIREAHPQVLAVTGPHATDEVLQHVHAHLPQPHDPFTSLLPPQGVKLTPQHFAYLKISEGCNHSCTFCIIPSLRGPLLSRPIGEVLQEARTLAEAGVRELLVISQDTSAYGVDLKYRTGFVGGRPLRTRLRELCEALAELGIWVRLHYVYPYPSVDALLPLMAEGRILPYLDVPFQHASARILAAMKRPASAENNLERLRTWRAICPQLTVRSTFITGFPGESEADFAELLAFIAEARLDRVGCFAYSPVDGATANELPGAVPEEVREERRQRLMELQEDISAELLAAKIGREIDVLVDEVDDEGTIARSAADAPEIDGLVFINDHFAAAPGDFLRVRVVDADEHDLYAELLA, encoded by the coding sequence ATGTCCACGCCGAAAAACATCGGTTTCGTCTCGCTGGGGTGCCCGAAGGCGCTGGTCGACTCCGAGCACATTCTCACCCGGCTGCGCGCCGAGGGCTACCTGATCTCGCCTTCATACGAAGGAGCCGATCTGGTGGTGGTCAACACCTGCGGCTTCATCGACGCCGCGGTGGCCGAGTCGCTCGAGGCGATCGGTGAGGCTCTGAACGAGAACGGCAAGGTGATCGTCACCGGCTGCCTCGGTGCGCGTGCCGATCTGATCCGCGAGGCGCACCCGCAGGTGCTGGCGGTGACCGGTCCGCACGCGACGGACGAGGTGCTGCAGCATGTGCACGCCCACCTGCCGCAGCCGCACGATCCATTCACCAGCCTGCTGCCGCCACAGGGGGTGAAGCTGACACCGCAGCATTTCGCCTACCTGAAGATTTCCGAGGGCTGCAACCACAGCTGCACCTTCTGCATCATCCCGTCGCTGCGTGGTCCACTGCTCAGCCGGCCGATCGGCGAGGTGCTGCAGGAGGCGCGAACGCTCGCCGAAGCGGGCGTGCGCGAACTGCTGGTGATCTCGCAGGACACCAGCGCCTACGGCGTCGACCTGAAGTACCGCACCGGCTTCGTCGGCGGGCGGCCGCTGCGCACCCGGCTGCGCGAACTCTGCGAGGCGCTGGCGGAACTCGGCATCTGGGTGCGGCTGCATTACGTCTATCCCTATCCGAGCGTCGATGCGCTGTTGCCGCTGATGGCCGAGGGCCGCATCCTGCCGTACCTCGACGTCCCGTTCCAGCATGCCAGCGCGCGCATCCTGGCGGCGATGAAACGGCCGGCGAGCGCCGAGAACAATCTCGAGCGCCTGCGGACCTGGCGCGCCATCTGCCCGCAGCTGACGGTGCGCAGCACCTTCATCACCGGTTTCCCCGGCGAGAGCGAGGCCGATTTTGCCGAACTGCTGGCATTCATCGCCGAGGCACGGCTCGATCGCGTCGGCTGCTTTGCCTACTCGCCGGTCGACGGGGCGACCGCCAATGAGCTGCCCGGCGCCGTGCCGGAGGAGGTGCGCGAGGAACGCCGGCAGCGGCTGATGGAGTTGCAGGAGGACATCTCGGCCGAGCTGCTGGCGGCGAAGATCGGGCGCGAGATCGATGTGCTCGTCGACGAGGTCGATGACGAGGGGACGATCGCCCGTTCGGCGGCCGACGCACCGGAGATCGACGGCCTGGTGTTCATCAACGACCATTTTGCCGCCGCGCCGGGCGACTTCCTGCGCGTGCGGGTGGTCGACGCCGACGAGCACGACCTCTACGCCGAGTTGCTCGCGTAG